A stretch of DNA from Telopea speciosissima isolate NSW1024214 ecotype Mountain lineage chromosome 5, Tspe_v1, whole genome shotgun sequence:
TTTGCTTTCATCTAATGATTGCTATTTGGGTCCTATTTGAGAATTCATGGTTGCTTGCTTTCTGGCATTTTGGAACACCTGACTACTTGTTGAAAATGAGATTGAAGTTCTGAAAATTTGTTTCTTGAGAGCAACCCTGCAAAATCACATTCTGAATCTTGATGCAGGCAAAGTTATGTGTGAATGAAAAAATACCTGTTATTCCTATCCCTGGGCCTTCTGCTTTTGTAACTGCGCTTTCTGCGTCGGGTTTGGCCACTGATGAGTTCACATTCGGTATGTGTTCAGGTCTTCAGGAATTTAGTATGTTCCTACATCCTTACATTCTGGAAACCTGCTTTGTCAAAAAATTCTTCCAATTGTACTTAATTTCTTATTTACGACTGCAGTTGGTTTTCTTCCTAAACATGCTGGctcaaggagagagaggctgcTGGTCTCTTCCAAAGAAACTGTGACACAGATATTCTTTGTTCCTCCACACAAGCTTCATCAATTTCTGGAAGAAACTTCTTCACTCTTCAGTGAGTCAAGGTCAAAGTTTTGAAGGGAACTCCTTTATTTGTGGCATGACAATGCACGTTAATACCATTTTGTATCTAGAATCGACTTCCAAACATTTCATTAAGACCTCTTTTGGACTCTTACACTGCAGGCAGTGTGTCATAGCTCGGGAGATGACTAAACTTCATGAAGAGGTGAATCTTACTGAGACCTCTCTATATACAAATAATTTTCTAGACAGGCGTATTCTACTCAccgtgctttttttttttttgagagggtGGGTGTGTGGGCTGGAGGCTCCAAGGCTCTTTGTTGGATTTAAAAAGTCCTTATGaaccaaccccaccccccccccccccaaaaaaaaaaaaaagcagcagcagctaaacaagacaaaaaaaaattgaatcatgaatCTTCCTGTTCCTCTTGTGATTCGTATAATTCTAATGCTTGGCATAATTGTTGGTTTTTCTGTAAAGGTTTGGACCTAATCCTTTTTCCATATGCCTGTATGTTGTTTCCGATGTATGGAAATGGTGGAGTGAAGAGCCAATTTCAGATATAATGGGTGCTTCATTTTGTGTTCATATTTTGACTCAGATGCAACATTAAGCATATCCAAAATCTTTGTATGGATAATTTGGTTCTTGATTTACAATTCATTCAGTAAACGACTGAAAGATAATCAACTCCAGTGATTTAGAGGAAGGCTAGGGCTGAAAAGCCTGGGAAAACTTGTACGTGACTTGAACGTAGCTGATGATTGCAACATAAATCACGTGTTTAAATGCTTAGTCTGTGCAATTCATTTTGTTATGAGGTCATTAGGTTTTGGCAGCTAGAAATACTGTGCATGTAGATCATCGATCTTCTGGTACCGCAACTAGTGTAGAAGAATGTTTTGAGTGTGAACAATGGACATGATGCAGACTGTACTCAAATACTGGTTTGGGAGGACCACTTGCTTCTTTGACAAGCATGACACAGCATTTTAATGGTCTGGTGTTTTAGAGGTCCCTTTCTATTGGTCAGTACTCAGGGTCACTAATATGACTTTTCCTGTTATGGTTTGTTCCCTTGAAACTTGTCAAAATGCttaaaacattattttttttttctgtggtGTGTCCTCCATtggtttttaattttctaatatGGATGATACTTCATTAGTTTTGGAGGGGCACTTTGGGGGAAGCAAAAGATGTGTTTTTGACTCGCCAACCAAAGGGAGAGATAACTGTCTTGATAGAAGGAAAGGCTAATTCTATTGCTGAAACTCCATCAGAAGCTCAACTTGAGCATGAACTGGGAAATTTAATCTCCAGTGGCCAGAGTCTTTCCATGGTAATCAATACTTTTATATATTAAGTTTATGTTACCACTGTTTTAGCTATGAGTAATATCTATTCTAAAATCTTTCCTATACTAGGTATAATGAATTGTGAATGAAAAACCTTGGTAGCACTTTGATTTTCAATTCTGGGCTTCTGATCTATAAAATGTAATTTTGCATTTGTTGATTGTCCTTTTTTGAGTCATGTAATTGATTTTAGATGGTCATTATTTCATTCAACGtattacttcttttcctttagCTTATCagttattcttttttcttattgctGAATGTTCATTATAGGCAGTGAAATTGGTGTCAGAAGGAACAACAGTTAAAAGGAAAACAATATATTCCCTTGCATTAAGGAAATTCGGAAAGCAAGTAGAAGCTAGAGATGATTCCAATTAGGCCTAATTGACTTGTTTATATGGTAAGTATCCCTCAAAGGAGCTCTGGGTTTTTATTCTGTGTATGCTACTCTCTTGTttatttcctcttgaaggaaaaGTTTTGAAGTCAATATCAGCTACTTGTGCCCATTTTTGGTGCATGAAGAACTTCTATGTTGAATTTTCATCAGGAATAAAGCCATGTCAAGAGATTGTGGCAAATGTGCAAGGAATTTCTGTTTTGGGGATAACTAGGTGCTTTTGCTGTTTTATTGACCAGGG
This window harbors:
- the LOC122661484 gene encoding ribosomal RNA small subunit methyltransferase I isoform X1; amino-acid sequence: MEVLRQPTVGRWWWRWWRCQGVITTTLSAAPAFVSLRRLPLSISPIRLTHRVFSFSSSSPPNPSLTTDNSQTPHNHQEEEEEEEEEPSKAGPLKSGLYLVATPIGNLEDITLRALRVLRSADVILSEDTRHSGKLLQHYNIKTPLLSYHKFNESQRENTILRKLQQGNIVALISDAGTPGISDPGTELAKLCVNEKIPVIPIPGPSAFVTALSASGLATDEFTFVGFLPKHAGSRRERLLVSSKETVTQIFFVPPHKLHQFLEETSSLFSESRQCVIAREMTKLHEEFWRGTLGEAKDVFLTRQPKGEITVLIEGKANSIAETPSEAQLEHELGNLISSGQSLSMAVKLVSEGTTVKRKTIYSLALRKFGKQVEARDDSN